gtcacgtgttcctatgtaatagcatggtaatattcgtattgcgcggacttggatgtcgaccttttcccatgatacatcacgattttcccatgatacatcacgattacatcgcaaaccgctggcggcgcccttattgcgaatagcggaATTGTCCCTGCGATTGATCAAGCACATAACTATCATGACCAAAATACCTTTGAATGCAATAATTTGCACCAAACATGCACATTAGTTGCTAGTCAGTCCTCTATTAGATGTCATTTCATATCTAATATTTAAATTTTCAAACATTGATACCTTCCTGCCGCGATATCTTCAAGAAATTTGCATACTAAGAGCGAAATAAAGTTGACCCGATATTTGTGTATCCCAGTGACATCTCTTGTAATTGTCTTCTATTCTCTACCAAGGCAACTGTTGAATTCAGTCAATTAATTCCCACATTTTACCCTCAATCTGTTCCACGCATGGCTTGATGCCCTCAGCATATGACATTTTCCAAATGAAATGTGTGCTATTCGATTCGGTTCACTTTATATTTAGCCAAATTAATGTTGACACCGATGCAGTGTTGTAGGTGATAGAAGAGGTTTATTACACGGCGTTAATCCATTTATTGCTAATAGCAACAGAATGAAACGTGTAGCTGTTTTGCCTGGTGACTCTGAAAACGAGAATGAGGCAACGCCAAGCGTATAAAGTGTTAATAAATAAGCTGCATAGTAAAGTCTTGAAGTTATTAGTGATTGCATGATAGATTTAATGCTATGTTTTGACGGGTAGAAATTGATAGTTGTTAAAATGATTAATGTACTCTCAGCTAATCGGGGTCGTAAGCCTAATACTCTCATATCACTTAGTGAAAATCGAAGCTATTTTGATTTGCTGACTATTCATTCAATCTATTTAGTAGAAAATAAACGTGTAGTGATATTTTGTAAGATAATCCTCTCGAATACCAAGATCGTCAACGTGGGATGCTGTACTCCAATCTCCAGAAGACAGAATAACCAGCACCCGATATGTTATAACCTAACAATGATACTACGTACTTATATTTTGTGGACGGTCCCATAGCTCTCTTTTATTTTAACAAAGAAACTGATGAAGTATGGCGTCGCAACTTTCCCTGCTTTCGAAGGTGATAAAAATAAGTAATTTGTGCACTTGAGAAATGGTTGCCCTTTCAGCAGGCCAATATTAAAGATCTTGGTGGGTGGGTGAGAATTACCTATCACGTGATTGATCGTTTTCAATGTAGTATATGTCTGGTGCAGTATTCATGTTTTAACCCAGTTATCAAACATGAGGGAAATAAAAACGAGTataatttaatcaaatatgcTCCTGTTTTTATGATAGAAATGCGTTCTTTTCATTGTATTATATTTGATTTCTTTGACAACTGAACTCATGTCTGGGCTTTTATTAAGCGACAAAACCCTAAAAGTCTACTTTTTCCAAAAGCGTGTAAACACTGTGTAAATCTATATGCCTGCAGCAGCAAGTCAGTTCCGAATGATAATTATTTAGCACCACCATCTATGGTGTTACAATGTGATCGTTTTTGTAAACGTTTAAATCACTAAGATCTGTAGTGGCAATTAAATGATTAGTTGTTTTTACATTTCAGTGGATTATTTGTGTagctgataaataaataataaatgttggtatttatacagcgcctttcacatgtctACATGTACCAaatcgctttacatttattccgctgtcgaataatgtcagctgccatacaatgcccaaggcatgctcatacctttggcggcgctcaatggacaatatccataacagcttcccatttcacTCCTGTGTAGAGaaaggcaagtaaggtaaagcgccttgcccaagaacacaacacgatggcaccgctggGGCTCGAACTTGCAATCCACCGATTATAAGGCAGAGcctgtaccgctgcgccaacgtgCCCTTGATTAGCTGATAATGCACTGAAAACTCACTATGTGAAGAACAAGGAAACTTAAGGGATCGAGGAGAGGGATCCTTTACATTCTTATGGAGAAGCtgttattattaatcaacacttatatggcgctctaacaaagagcacagcgccttacaaaatatacaggcaaaatgaagcaagaaataaatacaaccaacattaatacaaatgtgttttaagcaaacGCTTGAAAGCAGGCACAGACACCGTCTCCCTCAACTGGATAGGCAACTCATTCCAGAGCCGTGGAGAGGCAACAGCAAACGAATGATCACCAGCTCTCTTATTTGATCGTGGAACCAAGAGCCTTGTGGTATCTGAAGAGGAGCGGAGTCTGGGCCTATTTTCGTGCGTTACCGTGTCGCTGAGCAAGGTAAGCAGGTCACATAAATATGGTGGAGCGACATTCATCAAACACTTATagacatacaacaatattttaaactgtattctatcCTTCACTTGAAGCCAATGCAAGGAGTTCAGGAGATCCGCAGAGCACCACTGTCCCGTCCACAAGCAAAAACTAGCCTGGCCGCCTTATTTTGGACACGTTGTAGCCGTTTGAGGTCGGCCTCACGAGCACCAAACAAAGAGAATTAGCATAGTCTATGCGGGACAGGACAAGTGCTCTAACGGCATGATGACAGGCTTCCTGAGAAATAAAACGACGTATGCGCCACAGATTGCGAATGTGGAAATTGATAGTTTTACACAGGGTACTAATATGGATGGACATGTTCATTACACCGTCAAAGGTTACACCCAGGTTCTTAACAGAGATTGAAGGCTCAATTGTTTTACCATCGAGCTTCAGTTGGATATCAGACACTAAATTTAACACTCTTGGGCCCGCAACAACAAAAAACTCTGTTTTTCTTGGTTCAATTGCAGTTTGTTGCGCAACATCCACATATTAAGAtcagatatgcaattggtaataCGATCCATGGTCCGTTCACGCTCCCCGGGACTTTATGATCAAAAGCAGCATATAATTGGATGTCATCTGCATAGcagtgaaaactaatattatGACGGCGAATTATATCCCTATTGgtgaaatatacaatataaaacctTGAGGACCTATGATAGACCCTTGAGGCAGAGAATAAGTGAGGACGTGTTCATTGGATAAGGCATTCTTTATGGACACCCTGGtggtacggttttcaaaataagaTCGAAACCAGGAAACAACGGAATCACACATTCCAAACCTATCTCTAAGCCTCTGAAGGAGAATGGGGTGGTCAACCGTATCGAAAGCGGCCGACATGTCAAGTAGCACCAACAGTACAGTCTTGCTGTCGTCAACGTACTGGAGAAGGTCGTTCTTCACCTTTAGCAGAGCAGTTTCCGTGCTATGAAACTGTTTGTAGGAAGACTGATTTCTTTCGCCCAGATCATTCCTGTCTATATGGCTACCTACTTGACATGACGCCGCTTTCTCGATGACCTTTGACAAGAACTTGATATTGGCCACGGGCCTGTAGTGCTTAAGAATGTTATGATCAAGGTTTGATTTCTTTAGAACAGGTGTTATTATAGATTGCTTAAGAGTGTCAGGGAATGTTCCAGAAAACAGAGAACTGTTAACAACCTTGGTTATTATAGGTATTAAAATAGCCAAATTGTCCTTGACTAGCCAGGTGGGCAGTGTGTCCAAGGAGCAGGTCTTACTGGGGAACTTCATAACAATCTTCTCAACATCACCTGTTTCTAGAGATTCAAAGCCATGCATACTTGTACAAATAACTTGATTAGGATCAGTGATGTTTCCCTGATCAACAAAATCAACATTAGCTCTGATTTTCTCAACCTTAGATATAAAAAATGATAGAAAGTCATCCGCCAGTTCTTTTTCAGATTTGGATTCCAAAGCAGGAAGAGCTTTTGTTGATTTATTCAGAAGTCCATTGATTGTTGCATACATATCCTTTGCGTTAGCGTTAGAAAATTTGTCCGAAAAGTACTCAGTTTTAGCTGTGATGATTGATTTATTAACAAGTTCTTTCTGGGTCTGAAAAGCTTCATAATCTTCTTCCTTCCGACTTTTCCGCCATTTTCGTTCAAGTCTTCTGCGCTCGCGTCTCTGGATATGGACATTCTCATTGTACCAAGGTAACTGCGGCCTAATGGTACGCTCTTTAGTAACGACTGGACACACTTCATCGAGGACAGATGACGTTATAGTCTCATAAGCCTCAGCCAAGACATTGGGGTCATTAGATTCGTAGGGGAAATCAACCAAGCGATCTTTAAGTAGTTGATTGAACAAATCAGGGTCCAGTTTCCCATAAGGACGAGAACTTGTAACAATCTTCAACGGAGGTGGTTTGGCACACTTAACAATGCAAGTGATTATATGGTGATCAGAGTAAAACTCAGGATGGACGTCGTGTACTTGAATAAGATCATCAGTTTCCCTTGTAATAAGTAAATCAAGGATATGATTCGACTTGTGGGTGGGTTTGTCAATAAATTGACGAAACCCAGTGGTCATTAAGCTATCATTAAACCTCTTTGTGTCCCACTTGTCAGGCCTATCCATATGTACGTTAAAATCACCGATAAGCACAAGCGATTCTGGAACAACACACAGTTCATCAAGAAACATTTCAATGTCATCCAAAAATTCAGAAGTTTTAAGACCGTTAACTTTGGATGGTGGAGGATGATATATAACAATGAACTGGATTGAGTTTTTCAATGTGACAGCGTAATGTTCAAAATTCACAGAGTTGAAACCTGTGTGAGAAATGATCAGATTGAGTGTCTTTTTGTACAAAACGCCAATCCCACCTCCATCTCGGCCACCCCTCTTGGGGAATTCAAAACTCATAACCAGGGGTTTACACTCGCCAATTACGACCAAGTCATTTTCAGCAAGCCAAGTTTCGGTAATGAACATTATGTCGACATCATACTCAATAACATGATCAACCAGAgttgttgttttatttgttaTACGGTTAGCATTCCAGTGATGGACAGTAAGATTGGAATATGGTTTAGTACGTGCTATTGGACGAAGATTAGATGCATTTCTAATCATTAGATTCCGATCAGAtcttttttcaacatgttcagtTCTAGTGGAGAGGGTCTATGAGATGACAAAACTGGTATTGATCTTTCTGAGGAGTTTTCTTGAGCACTGTttgttgtttcaaattttggGGTCTGACGACGAGTGCGTACACCACCACGAATACCCCTGGGTCGAAAAATGCCAAAGTTCTTAAGATTAGCATAGGTGGTAGGTGCTATCCAGTTACCAACACCTTTACGTAGTGTTATGAGTTCATGTCTACTATACTGCAGTAGGCCAGCATTGGGCTGAACCTGAGTAGTTACAGTACTTGATAACTGAAGTGGACTGGTTCCATTCATCTTGAGGTGCTCAAGTGGGCAAGTGATTGAGTTATCAGTTGAGGAAGTTATTGATCCCTCCACTTGAGAGTGTATCCAGTGATGGAGATATAGGTTCAATGAACCAAGTATGTGAAAATACAGACACAGTACCAATATtggaaaaatagaaaataatttcATCATGAAATTTCAGTACTTATCCAGCTACAATCCTTTTAAAAGTCAGTCAGGTTTGTCACTACCCTTAGCTCTAGTAGTTTGTAGAAATTCATGAAGATCTGGCAACAAATATCCATTTAAACACAACAAATTGAGAGAGACATTTAGCAGTGGCAGCAGCTCAAGACAGCGCCCATTTTGCATGTTAATGATATATACCTTGCCACACGAGGGAACGTTTTCATATTTCTAACACTAACAACCTAATGCAGAACTCTTTAAAAAGtgaaactatagtgttttttatgacattagcCACAGCATTTTCCAAGTCCACCGAGAAtatgctttatttttttcttcttcacttTTCTATCTTCATTTATGGATAATGGTACACGTCAACTTTTTAAAAACCATGTCACCTCTACTTCTTAGAATTGATCATTACCAAAGATATCATTCATAATTATTTACTCACAAACAAGCCATTTTTCTTACTACTTAACATTAAAGAATTTTTCATACATTATGTTGTTATCACTGCAATCTTATTCCATTGTAAGTTTCTTAGTTCTGAGTTAAGTTCCTCCAGAGTTTTGGGTATCAGAAATGGCTCATTTATGTTGGAGTGGTATTATATCACCATTGGGGCGAGATTTATACCGTCTCTTTTATGAGCTTTCTCCAGATTTGATTTCTGTCAATTTTGATGTGGTAAGGTGTGGGATTATGCAAATCAAGTGGGAAAACCCACTTTTAACAAGTATTAGGAGGAGGTTAGGTGTAGACAAATCACCTTTTCTTGAGCAGCAAACAATTCAAAACAAAGCATGTACTGGACTGGAAACTTTATATTTTCTTTAAACTAGCTTTGCAGTATGCACAAATGTTATTAAATTAAAATCGTGAATGGCAGGTGCAAGATGCATTGGCATTCTCAAAGATGATCGCTATTGTCGTGGATGTCAAGTCAGATATGTACCCGACCTCTCTGATGAATCTATCCGACACATTGAAGTGATACAATAAGTGATCACAACAAACCTTGCAGGTGAGATAGGTAAGCAATATTCTATTTTGACAGAGTTTGGCTTGACCTCAAGTACGAAGTGTTCTAAAATAGTTTTAACTATTaaaaatagatagatagatagaataGATAGAATAGATATTATTGCCGCGGTGGTATTATATTTGACCTGCTGTGTCTCACTCATTGCTTCATGTCTTGTCAGATCGGTTGATCATTGACCAGCTCGATATGTATTGCATTTATTCCAAGGTCAGGAACCGATCGCTTATTACTTACGACAATTTTTGTAAACAGAGAGTGAGTCCTAGCACTCTTTATTAATAAACTCGACTACTCATGAAATCGTTAAATGTTGGTGAAAATCGGGGCATATTGCAACTTTGATAGCCATTTTGATGAGGTCTTAAAAACAGTAGGCGTGATTAGATTTCCGTATGTAAACGCATGCCCGGGAACGTATGACGGCAAGTTGATGTGATTAAAAACGGGGCCGAACGGTTACATCGGTTGAAGTGATCTCGAATTGACGTCACAATTTCACGAGCATCTAATCCTGTCTAGTCCGTATCTCAAGCCGACTCAAGGGCTGTTAAAGTTATCTTTCATATTGATTGTCTTTACTAAGAGAATGAACGATACCAATTTTTGATTTTACTAtcatctaccgtgtgatagacatcCCTGGTATGTAAGTCATGAgaaacatgaatttaacaaaaataCGAATGGATGTTTGGCATTCTCCCAAACtcataaaaattgtgatatgTCATAACCATACAATCAGTCCGGTAATCAGTACAATAATGCATTACAATTAGCACAGTATTTTATTATGTAGGTTAGTACATGCAGGTTAGTGGCATAAACTTATCGGGTCTGACAATATTTAGCAACATTTATCGCTACTTGTCGAATATTGAATAACAACACCTGCTCTAAGTTTATCGAATACATAATAGTCGCATGTGGTTCTGCGCCATGAGTTGGGACCCCTTTCGGTAACACATggaaattttacaaattacaatgGCTTTCATCTTGCAGCTAAGTAACATCTTACTTGATGAGGCTTgttttcctgagcattttgacacctttttaatgAAAATCGGCCAAGAAATGAGCTGCTACTggccaaaataccattttcagGAAGGGGGGTCTGAAAAAATATACTGAACAAAATTGTCTTCAGGTACCCTCTTCAAAGCTCTGGCCATTGTTGGTAGGGGATAATGAAGGTCAAAAATGTCTCAATCCTGTtgaaaagtatgtcaaattattcgtctggtcATCAGATATCCAACCATGTATAATTTGCACCGGCGGCAGGATTGCATATCGTGTATATCGTTAGAAGTTTGGCTAATTGCCGAATACCGATTCGCCTTCTTGtgaaattcatgttacgcatgagTCC
The Amphiura filiformis chromosome 3, Afil_fr2py, whole genome shotgun sequence DNA segment above includes these coding regions:
- the LOC140147039 gene encoding uncharacterized protein, which produces MIRNASNLRPIARTKPYSNLTVHHWNANRITNKTTTLVDHVIEYDVDIMFITETWLAENDLVVIGECKPLVMSFEFPKRGGRDGGGIGVLYKKTLNLIISHTGFNSVNFEHYAVTLKNSIQFIVIYHPPPSKVNGLKTSEFLDDIEMFLDELCVVPESLVLIGDFNVHMDRPDKWDTKRFNDSLMTTGFRQFIDKPTHKSNHILDLLITRETDDLIQVHDVHPEFYSDHHIITCIVKCAKPPPLKIVTSSRPYGKLDPDLFNQLLKDRLVDFPYESNDPNVLAEAYETITSSVLDEVCPVVTKERTIRPQLPWYNENVHIQRRERRRLERKWRKSRKEEDYEAFQTQKELVNKSIITAKTEYFSDKFSNANAKDMYATINGLLNKSTKALPALESKSEKELADDFLSFFISKVEKIRANVDFVDQGNITDPNQVICTSMHGFESLETGDVEKIVMKFPSKTCSLDTLPTWLVKDNLAILIPIITKVVNSSLFSGTFPDTLKQSIITPVLKKSNLDHNILKHYRPVANIKFLSKVIEKAASCQVGSHIDRNDLGERNQSSYKQFHSTETALLKVKNDLLQYVDDSKTVLLVLLDMSAAFDTVDHPILLQRLRDRFGMCDSVVSWFRSYFENRTTRVSIKNALSNEHVLTYSLPQGSIIGPQGFILYISPIGI